GTTAGAAGTACAGGCGCACCTTCGCTCACAGCTTGCCGCAAGGATTCTATGGATGGACCCGCACTGCCCATGCCGTCGAATGTCATCAACGGACAGTCCGGTAAAAGGGTTCCTTCATGCCAGTCGGCTGCGCCAGCAAGTTTCGCACGTAAGTTTCGCGCAGTTTCAATTGAAACTGCATCATGAACTTCAATCTGCGCCATCAGCGACGCACGCATGTCTTGATGGATTGCGAAAGGCCCAGGCAAGATCGCCATAAGTTCCAAAGGTTTTCCGGATAACGGCACCGGGATCACCAGCTTACCGCTGTGATCCTTGATGAAGTCTGCAATCTGTCCAATGCGATCCTTGGCGGAGATCGGGTCGCCGCCGTAAGAAGCGTCCAAAATCACAATGTCACATTGAGGCAGCGGATCCATCACAAACACTTCACTGTTTGGAACAACATCCGCACAATAGACAGCACGCTTTGACGCCGTTGTGATTGAAAACCAGACTCCACCTGCAACATGTCCAGACCGACCCGAAGAAACTTCACTCCCACCAATCTGGATGGTTTCTCCTGGCTTGAAGATTTCGATGGCTGCTCCTTTGAGGGGATGCGTCTGCTGATGAGAGGGATCGGCATATTGGCGAAGCATGCCTTCGGCGTCATCGAATGTTTCGCGCGTCATGTAGAACGTACCTTGAAAACCTGACGCACGAAGCCAGCTCAAAGCTCCTATATGGTCTTCATGAGCGTGGGAAATGAATACGGCGTCCAGTCTCGCAACGTCGTGTTCAGCAATTGCAGGGTAGTAGTCCCGCCCTTTGGCGCCCACCTTGATACCCGCATCGAAGAGAAGACGGGAACCACTGCTGATACCAACGCTGGTTCGGCCCTTTTCTCCAAACCCCCCATAGAGATCGATAAGCATTATCTCGTCGCCCCTTGTGGAATGACCCAGCCCGAATTGATGCCGATATGGATCGTTTCGCCTTCCTGTGCGCCGGCAACATCTGCAAGATCGAATGTCAATTCCGTTGCCGGATGACTGACCGGATATGCTTCAATACGAGCACCGCCTCCCCTGTAGATCCGTCGCCGCACTTTGAGTTCAATACCTTTGTCTTGGCGCAGCTCTATATTCTGTGACCGTATACAGATTTTCGCATTCTCACTCGTTGTCTGCCCCGCAGCACAGCGCATGACCGCCTTTTGCCCAAA
This genomic stretch from Ochrobactrum sp. BTU1 harbors:
- a CDS encoding MBL fold metallo-hydrolase, whose product is MLIDLYGGFGEKGRTSVGISSGSRLLFDAGIKVGAKGRDYYPAIAEHDVARLDAVFISHAHEDHIGALSWLRASGFQGTFYMTRETFDDAEGMLRQYADPSHQQTHPLKGAAIEIFKPGETIQIGGSEVSSGRSGHVAGGVWFSITTASKRAVYCADVVPNSEVFVMDPLPQCDIVILDASYGGDPISAKDRIGQIADFIKDHSGKLVIPVPLSGKPLELMAILPGPFAIHQDMRASLMAQIEVHDAVSIETARNLRAKLAGAADWHEGTLLPDCPLMTFDGMGSAGPSIESLRQAVSEGAPVLLTGHVPDNTPAQAMLEKKLATWIRLPTHPTLSENFELWRDAGKPLALGHSCTPDKLEELKPYLTTLVTTAMSGSQLSI